CCAGAAGTGCCGATACCTCCGATCCAGCCTGCACGAAACGGAAGATGTTGTCGATGAAGAGCAGAACATCACTACCCTCGCCACCTTTATCACGAAACGATTCTGCCACTGCCAGGCCAGTAAGGGCGACTGATGCGCGGGCTCCCGGTGGCTCGTTCATCTGTCCAAATACCAGTGTAGTCTGTGATGATTTCAACTTCTCGTAATCGATCGTGCTCAGGTCCCATTTCCCTTCGTCCATTCCACTCTTGAATGCCTTTCCATATTTGATTACGCCTGACTCGATCATTTCGCGCAGCAGGTCATTCCCCTCACGGGTACGTTCCCCTACACCGGCAAAGACCGAGTAGCCGTTGTGTCCCTTGGCAATGTTGTTGATCAGCTCCATGATAATTACCGTCTTTCCCACACCGGCACCACCAAATAGTCCGATCTTCCCTCCCTTCAGGTAGGGCTGTAGTAGGTCTATCACCTTGATACCGGTAAATAGCACCTCCTCTGAGGTGGTGAGATCTTCGAACTTGGGCGCTTCGCGGTGAATGGGGTATTGCTGATCCCTGTTCAGTTTCTGCAAACCATCGATGGGGCGACCTACAACGTTTAGCAGTCTCCCTTTGATCTGTTCGCCTACCGGTACACTGATGGGACGACCGAGTGCTTTTACGGTGAGTCCCCGGCTCAGGCCATCTGTGCTCTCCATAGCCACAGTGCGGACAATATTTTCACCTATATGCTGTTGAACTTCAAGAAATACCTCCTGTCCGTCAGGTCGTAACACATAGAGTGCATCATTAATGGAAGGTAACCTCAATTCGGTGGATTCAGAAAATTCAAACCGCACATCTACCACAGGTCCGATTATCAGTGAGATGCGTCCGATCAGTTTTGACATAGCAATAAATATAATTGATCAACGGTCCGGCAAATTGTCGGCCATGTACAAAGATACAAAATAAGGAGAAGCAAAAAAGCATTCAGAAAAAAAAGTCCTGTTTCTCCGAAAAGAACAGGACAGGTATGATTCTGTTGATCATTTGAGCCACAAGCGAGGATCGAACTCGCGACCTACGCGTTACGAATGCGTTACTCTACCATCTGAGCTATTGTGGCCTTTAATCAGAGTGCAAAAGTAAAAAAAAAAATGAGATATGCCAACCGATGCACTCATTTTATCAAACAAAAACGGGCAGCATTGCTGCCGCCCGTTTTATGAATTATTTGTTGTAATTTATTTCTTTGCTTCCAGCTCTTTCTTCTGCTGTTGGTTGCGCATGATGGTGAAGGCCACCGGTGAAGCAACAAACAAGCTGGTAACAGTACCCACAACCACACCCACCAGCATGGCGAATACGAAACTTCTCACTGCGTCTCCACCGAAGAAGAGAATGCAGATGATTACCAGGATGGTGCTAAGACCGGTGTTGATGGTACGGGCCAACGTTGCGTTCATTGAGTCATTGAAGAGCTCCCTCAATCCCCGTTTGGGGTAAAGGTGCATATACTCGCGCACACGGTCGAATACCACCACCTTGTCGTTAATCGAATAACCAACGATGGTGAGGATTGCTGCCACGAAAGTCTGGTCTATTTCCATAGAGAAGGGCATCACCTTCCAGAGAAGAGAGTAGAGGCCTATCACTGCGAAGGCATCAATGGCAAGGGCTGCCACGGTACCCAGTGAGAATGACCAGTTACGGAAGCGGGAGAGGATGTAGAGACCCATACAAATCAGTGCAATGGTGAGCGCCAGGAAGGCGTTGCGGATCATATCCTCTGCAATGCTCGGACCCACCTTCTGTGAGCTAAGAATATGGTCGTCTATCTCTTGTCCCGGTGTGATGAATTCCTCAAGTCCTTCACCCAGAAGACCCCGCAACTCCTGCTCCACGTTGTCACCCTCCACATCAATCATATGATTGGTGGAGATGCGTACCTGGTTGCTGGAGCCGATGGTGATGACTCGTACCGATTCACCGAAGTATGGGGTAAGTGCATCTTGTACATCGCCCGTGCGTACCGGTTGGTCGAATCGAACAATGTAATTTCGTCCGCCGGTGAAGTCGATACCCACATTCATCCCCAGGGAGAATAGTGAGATCAGGCTGACTACCACGAAGACGGCAATCACAATCAGGATCTTCTTGCTGTTGTGGATAAAGTCGTAACTGTATTCCTTGAAGATCGCCTTCGAGAATCCGGTGTTGAATGTAAGGTTCAGCCATTTACCTTTCGCGAGGCGGTTTTCATAAACCAGTCGGGTGATGAAGACAGCAGTGATAAAGGAGGCTGCGATACCGATGATCAGCGTGATGGCAAACCCTCGGATGGCGCCTGCTCCAAAGAGTGCCAGGATGATACCGGTGATGATGGTGGTGAGGTTGGAGTCGAGGATCGCCGAGAAGGCATTCTTGTATCCGTCTTCCAGTGCGCGGCGCAGTGTCTTGCCGGCTGCCAGCTCCTCCTTGATGCGTTCATTGATCAGTACGTTCGCGTCGACCGCCATGGCGAGCGAGAGTATCATACCGGCGATACCGGGCAGTGTGAGCACTGCCTGGAAGGCTGCCAGTGCACCCAGGGTGAAGAAGAAGTTGAGCAGTAGTGCTCCGTTGATCACCATGCCGGGGATGAACCCGTATAGCATGATGGTGAAGATGAAGAGCACGATCAGGGCGATGATGAAGGAGATGTATCCATCACGGATGGCTTCCTGTCCCAGTGAGGGACCTACCACATCTTCCTGTACGATACGGACACCTGCCTGCATCTTACCCGACTTGAGCACGTTCTCAAGGTCCTGTGCCTCCTGGGGTGTGAAGTTACCGGTGATGGAAGATCGTCCCCCGTCAATACGGTCGTTCACTGTGGGTGCAGAGTAGACATAACCGTCGAGCAGGATGGCAATCGACTTGCCCACCTCTGCACCGGTGATGGTAGACCAGCGACTGGCGCCGGCGGCGTTCATCGTCATGGTTACTTCCCAAGCCGATCCCTGTTGTCCCTGGTCGGCACGTGCGTTGGTCACCACATCCCCTTCCAGGGCGGGTCCACGCTTGCTGCCATCACCCTTGAGGGCAAAGAGCTGGAAATAGGTCTCCCGGGTATCAACCGGTTTGAATCCCCACTTGAATTGCACATCGGCTGGGAAAACATCTTTGTAGCGACGCAACAGGAAGTTTACCGCTGCGGTATCGAGCTTGGATACGGTACCCACCATGGGGCCTCCCACACCGCTCATGGCGAAGTAGGGTTCGTTGAAGTACTCCACAAAACTCCTGGTGATTTGGATCTCTTCCTCTTCTTCAGAAATTTGTGAAAGTGCACTTGTCTCAGCTTCGAGGAGTGCAACCGAGTCGGCAGCTACTGTAGCTGTGGTGTCGGGAAGAGCTGAGCGTTTGGCCATGGCATATTCAGCAGAACGGGCATTCATCTCGTTGAAGAATGCACCCAGCTCATTGACATTGTAGGTCTTCCAGAACTCCAGGTTGGCGCTTCCCTGTAGAAGGTTGCGCACACGCTCAGGTTCTGTAATGCCGGGGAGTTCCACCAGGATGCGTTCGGCACGGTCGAGGCGCTGGATATTGGGAGCTACGACACCGAAACGGTCGATACGGGTAGCCAATACATTGAATGAGTTGTCGGCAACACTGGCAAGTTCACTGCGTAATACAGAAATGACTTCGCTGTTGCTGGCTGTGGGACTGACCCGTTCGCTCATGGTGACACTGTAAATGTTGGCCAGCCTGCCTTCGGGGTTGATTCGTTCGTAATTTTGCTGAAAAAGCGAGATAAAGTCTGCTGAACTGCCCCGACGGTTCTCCTTGATGGTTTCCGACAGTGCCTGGTTGAACTGAGGGTCGTCGGTGTTGGCCAGTGAGCTGAGCACCTGTGCGGCATTGATCTCGAGCACCACGTTCATACCGCCCTTGAGGTCAAGACCCAGTCCGATCTCTTTCTCACGCACCTGTTTCAGTGTGTAGTTCAGGTACACTTTCTCAGTAGACAATGAATCAAGATACTGATTCTTCAGTGATAAGTCTCCATTTGCGTATTGATCCGCTTTCTTGTTGTACTGCCTTCCCACCACGGTGAAGGAGAGGTAGAACAAACAGATTGCCGTCAGGATCAAACTGAAGACTTTAATGAATCCTTGGTTTTGCATTTCAATATTACTTTTTGTTTACAATTTGTTAGTTTGCAGTTTGTTAACCGGTGTTTGCGAATTAAGATCCGGGCACGTAGCAGGCCCCTTCAATTTTAGCGTGCAAATATACGTTTTTTTTATCTTTTTAAGAACAATATCGCCGGATTATTTTCTGAGAGCTAATCCGGCGATATGTTTGGTTGTAATGCTTGGCTGCTTATTCAATAAATCCTCTGTTCTTTAAGAGGTAAACCGGATCTGGTTCTGCACCGCGGAACTTCTTGTAGAGCTCCATCGGATCAGCAGTGTTCCCTTTTGAGAGTACATGCTCACGGAAGAGGCGAGCTGTCTCCTGGTCAAAGATCCCTTTCTCTGCGAAGGCCTGGAAAGCGTCGGCGTCCAGCACTTCCGACCAGAGATAGCTGTAATAGCCGGATGCATATCCTTCCGGACTGCTGAAGATATGGGAATAGTAGGTGCTCTTGTAGCGGGGAATGATTTGGTCGATCAGTCCGATCTTATCCATGGATGCTTCTTCGAAGGTGTTCACGTCATATGTCTGCTCTTCTGTTTGGGTGTGGTAATCCATGTCGAGCAACGCTGCTGCTACGAATTCGGCAGTAGTGAAGCCCATGTTGAACTTGCCTGCAGCTACGATCTTTTCGATCAGCTCGTCGGGTATCACCTCGCCGGTTTCGTAATGCTTCGCATACATCTTCAGTACTTCCGGCTTGAAAGCCCAGTGCTCCATAATTTGCGAGGGGAGTTCTACGAAGTCGCGCGCAACGCTGGTGCCTGAAAGACCTTGATAGGTCACCTTCGACAACATGCCATGCAGGGCATGACCAAACTCATGGAAGAGGGTCTCCACGTCATCTAAAGAGAGAAGTGAGGGGGTATCGGCCAGTGGCTTGGTGAAGTTACCCACGTTGTAGATGATGGGGCGGATGTCTTCTCCATCGCGGGTGGTCTGCTGGCGGAAGCTGCTCATCCAGGCACCGGCACGCTTGCTGGCACGGGGGAAGTAATCAGTGTAGAAGAGGGCAACGTGAGAACCATCGGCATCGGTCACCTCATAGGTCGCAACCTCGGGATTGTAAACCGGGATGTTGTCCAGTTTCTTGAAGTTGAGTCCCCACAGCTTGTTGGCGACCATGAAGACACCTTCACGCACGTTCTCCATCTTAAAGTAGGGGCGCAGCTCCTCTTCATTCAGGTTGTACTTCTCCTGACGCAGCTTCTCGGTGTAGTACCACCAGTCCCATGAGGCCAGCTCTATGTTGGCACCTTCGCGATCGGCGATGGCCTGCAGCTCGGCTGCCTCTTTCTTGGCCTGGGGAAGGGCATACGCCCATACGTCATTCAGCAGCTTGTAGACATTCTCCTCGTTCTTGGCCATCCGCTCTTCCAGTGCATAAGCAGCGAAGTTTTTGAAACCAAGAAGCTTGGAACGTTCCAAGCGCAGGTTCACGATTTCGTTGATCAAGTTCTTGTTGTCGAACTCGTTGTCGTTGTTGGCACGAAGGTACATTGCCTTGTAAAGCTCTTCACGCAGGTCGCGGTTGTCGGCGTATTGCAGGAAGGGGATCCAGCTGGGTTTGTGCAGCGTGAAGACCCATTTGCCTTCCTCGCCGGCAGTGGTTGCGGCTTCGGCCGCCGCGCTGATCACGCTCTGGGGCAGTCCGGCAAGGTCTGCTTCGTTGTCGATTACCAGTTTGTAGTTGTTTGTCTCCGCCAGCACGTTGTTGTTGAACTGGATGGTGAGCGCGGAGAGCTGCTTGTTGATCTCTCGTAGCCGTTCCTTACCCGCTTCGTCGAGCATGATGCCAGACCGAACGAAACTCTTGTAGTTCTGCTCCAGCAGACGGAACTGCTCCGGGGTGAGATCCAGTGAGCCAGCATTATCGTAGAGTGTTTTAATCCGTTCGAATAACTTTTCATTCAGACTGATGTTGTCGCCGTGGGATGTAAGCTTGGGCGACATCTCGGCCTTGATCTGCTGCATCTCCTCGTTGGTGTCAGTGCCTTCCAGGCCGTAGAAGACCGACGAAACCCTGTCCAGCACAGCTCCGCTGTTGTCGAGAGCCAGGATGGTGTTCTCGAAGGTAGGTGCATCGGGATTGTTGACAATAGCGTCAATCTCCTCAACCTGTTGAGCCATGCCGGCTTCAAAGGCGGGGACATAATCCTCAACCGTGATCTGGTCAAACGGGGGTGCACCATAGGGGGTGTCGAACTCACTCAGGAAGATGGCTCCTTTCTCGGTGGCTTTTTCCTGGTTGTTACATGCCAGTAATGTCATACTTGCTAATGTGATTAATAGTACTTTTTTCATACGATTTATTGATTGCTTTCTTTGGTGAATGGTTCTTGGTTGTTATATGCAAAGATAGCTATTTTTCTTTTTGGACGAATTATAATCAACACAAAATCAGGGTATGTTTTGTTTGTTGACAGCTATCAGATCATCCACTGTTTATAAAAAATGTTAAATAATATGCGTTTCCTCTTGTTTACATTCCGCATCGGTAAAAAGTGATTATATTTGTGATATCATAATAATATCATTATAAATCCGATTATGGAGACAAAAGAGTTCAGTTTTAAAGGTGCTAAAGTGAATGGTTTTTTGATGTTGTTCCTAATGTTGTTGCTTTTAGGGGTGAATGCATGGTTGTATACCCAACCTCTCTGGGGTATCATTTCCGGTATTGTGTTGTCGTTCGTCTGGCTGATCATGCTGGCCGGTTTTACCAAACTGGAGCCGAATGAGTCTGTTGTCATGATCTTCTTTGGAAAGTACAAGGGGGTTTTGAAGGATACCGGTTTCTTCTGGGTGCATCCCTTTATGACCAAGAAGAAGCTTTCAATGCGGGCACGCAACCTGAACGTGAATCCAATCAAGGTAAACGACAAGGTGGGTAACCCGGTACTGATTGGCCTGGTACTGGTCTGGAAGTTGAAGGATACCTACAAGGCGATGTTCGAGATCGATGCACAAACCATGGCCTCCTCCAAACCGGCCAAGGAGGGAGTTCCGACCTATTCGGTGAGCAAACAGATGGATGCCTTTGAGAACTTCGTCTCTGTGCAGAGCGATGCAGCACTAAGACAGGTAGCAGGTCAGTATGCCTACGACAACAACGTGGTGTCGGACAACGAGCTCACCCTTCGTTCCGGTGGCGATGAGATCAATGAGGATCTGCTGAAGGAGCTGAACATCAGGCTCGACATGGCGGGCATCGAGATCGTGGAGGCACGCATTAATTATCTCGCCTATGCTCCCGAGATTGCTGCTGTGATGTTGCGGCGCCAGCAGGCGGAAGCGATCATTTCCGCCCGCGAGAAGATTGTGGAAGGAGCAGTGACAATGGTGAAGATGGCACTCGACCGAATCGAGGATGAGAGCATCGTGGAGCTCGACAGTGACAAGAAAGCTGCAATGGTGAGCAACCTCCTGGTGGTACTCTGTGCCGACGAAGCTGCACAGCCGGTACTGAACACAGGTTCGTTGTACCAATAATCAAACAAAGGAGCGAATGAATGCCTAAGAAGGAGAAAACAACAAAGAATTTTGCCCTGCGACTCGATGCAGATACCATGGCAGCCCTAGAGAAGTGGGCTGCCGATGAGTTCCGCAGCGTGAACGGACAGATTCAGTGGATACTGGATCAGGCGCTCAAGAAAAGAGGACGCGTGAAGTAAAATATTAAATTGGAAACTTCATTTACATATTTACCTTCTGAGAGATGCAGATCAGAGGTATTGTGTATTGAACGAGGGTGTATTCACATTGTGATACATCCTCTTTTGCATTATTTAACTATGCGATTTAGTTAAATAACTATATTGAGTAGTTTTACAACTAAAAATGTTAGTTATATTTGCGGCATTGATTATAAAAGTGGAGTATAATGAAAGAATTGACAGCAAAAGAGGAAGAGGTGATGCGTTATTTTTGGGACAAGGGGAGGTTGTTTGTGAAACAGCTCCTGGAGTTGTATCCCGATCCAAAACCACATTTCAACACACTATCCACCTACGTGCGTTCACTCGAGGAGAAGGGTTTTTTATCACATGAGTCGTTTGGTACAACTTATCGTTATTTCAAGGTGATCAGTGAAGATGAGTATCGCAATGGCACGCTGAAAAATGTGGTGAAAAAGTACTTCGGTAACTCATACCTGAGTGTGGTCTCATCGCTGATCAAGGAGCAGGATCTCACTGTGACAGAGGTTAGAGAGTTGTTGGATGAAGTGGAGAAGTTGCACAATAAACAGTGATTGCCATGGAAAATCTTCTCTATTATTTGCTTCGTGCATCAGTTTCAATGGTCCTTTTTTATAGTTTCTACAAACTGTTTTTCGGTAAAAACACCTTCCACGCTATCAATCGTTTCGTGTTGATTGCGCTAGTGCTGTTAACAGTTCTGCTTCCATTGTTCCGATTCAATTTACTCCCTGAATTGAGCAGAATGACTATTTCTGATCATCCAACGTGGGATTTGTCAAACATTCCCATAACCGAGTTTTCAAGTATGACAGCGACACAGCCGATGTTCCCCTGGAGAACGTTGCTTCTTGTTGTTTTTGTGGTTGGTTTTTTGTTTGCTGTTTTGCGTTATCTGATTGGATTTTTACAGATCATCGGTATTATTCGGAATTCGCACAAAGTAAAATTGTATGATGGTTCAACTCTCTGTTTGAGTGCCAGAGAGATTGCACCCTTCAGTTGGGTGAATTATGTTGTACTCCACTGTAAAGATATCCCGGAGGAGAATCGGGCAATCATTCAACATGAACAGGCGCATATACATTTAAAACATTCATTCGATATGCTATTTATAGACCTGTTCACCTCATTTTTCTGGTTCAACCCTTTTTCCTGGTTGTTGCGCCGTGAGATACGGTCGGTGCATGAATATCAAGCAGATGCGCAAGTGCTTAATGAAGGTGTCGAAATGAAACAATATCAACTACTATTAATCCGCAAGAGCGTGGGTGAACAAAAGTTTGCACTGGCAAACAATTTCCGTCAGCGCGATTTGCACAAAAGAATTCAGATGATGATGAAACAGAAAAGTGACAAACAGACGAAATGGAGTTATGTGGCAGCATTCCCCCTGTTGTTCCTGGTAATGGTCGCACTCTCCGTTCCGAAATTAAATGCAAGTATTCCCGATAAAGCAATTGAGAAATCACATGAGAAAGCAGTGAAGGAAGGTGAATCAATTATTCTGTCGGAAGATTTTGTTGAATTCTCCAATGGTTCTCTTGAATTGGGGAAGGTGAGAATTGTAGCAAAAGACTCAATTTCAGTATCGGGTAAAGTGAGAGATCAGGCAGACTCAACCCATACCCAGGAGATTGAGATCGAGCATACAAAAATGGAGGATGTGAAAGTGATCGGATATGGATTGATGAATCAGAAAGATCCGATTTCAATTGTCTCGGTTGATGGAGAAGGTGCTCAACCGCTATACATTCTGGATGGCGAAGAAGTTGAGTCGGTCAGTGAAATAAACCCTGACCTGATTCAGGCAATTGAGGTGCTCAAAGATTATGCTGCTACTGAGAAATTTGGCGAAAGAGGCAAAGAGGGTGTCATCATCATCACTACAAAAAAAGATGTGAAAAAGACATTTGACTTCAATGATGAAAATAATC
This genomic window from Dysgonomonadaceae bacterium zrk40 contains:
- the secDF gene encoding protein translocase subunit SecDF, which codes for MQNQGFIKVFSLILTAICLFYLSFTVVGRQYNKKADQYANGDLSLKNQYLDSLSTEKVYLNYTLKQVREKEIGLGLDLKGGMNVVLEINAAQVLSSLANTDDPQFNQALSETIKENRRGSSADFISLFQQNYERINPEGRLANIYSVTMSERVSPTASNSEVISVLRSELASVADNSFNVLATRIDRFGVVAPNIQRLDRAERILVELPGITEPERVRNLLQGSANLEFWKTYNVNELGAFFNEMNARSAEYAMAKRSALPDTTATVAADSVALLEAETSALSQISEEEEEIQITRSFVEYFNEPYFAMSGVGGPMVGTVSKLDTAAVNFLLRRYKDVFPADVQFKWGFKPVDTRETYFQLFALKGDGSKRGPALEGDVVTNARADQGQQGSAWEVTMTMNAAGASRWSTITGAEVGKSIAILLDGYVYSAPTVNDRIDGGRSSITGNFTPQEAQDLENVLKSGKMQAGVRIVQEDVVGPSLGQEAIRDGYISFIIALIVLFIFTIMLYGFIPGMVINGALLLNFFFTLGALAAFQAVLTLPGIAGMILSLAMAVDANVLINERIKEELAAGKTLRRALEDGYKNAFSAILDSNLTTIITGIILALFGAGAIRGFAITLIIGIAASFITAVFITRLVYENRLAKGKWLNLTFNTGFSKAIFKEYSYDFIHNSKKILIVIAVFVVVSLISLFSLGMNVGIDFTGGRNYIVRFDQPVRTGDVQDALTPYFGESVRVITIGSSNQVRISTNHMIDVEGDNVEQELRGLLGEGLEEFITPGQEIDDHILSSQKVGPSIAEDMIRNAFLALTIALICMGLYILSRFRNWSFSLGTVAALAIDAFAVIGLYSLLWKVMPFSMEIDQTFVAAILTIVGYSINDKVVVFDRVREYMHLYPKRGLRELFNDSMNATLARTINTGLSTILVIICILFFGGDAVRSFVFAMLVGVVVGTVTSLFVASPVAFTIMRNQQQKKELEAKK
- a CDS encoding SPFH domain-containing protein, which produces METKEFSFKGAKVNGFLMLFLMLLLLGVNAWLYTQPLWGIISGIVLSFVWLIMLAGFTKLEPNESVVMIFFGKYKGVLKDTGFFWVHPFMTKKKLSMRARNLNVNPIKVNDKVGNPVLIGLVLVWKLKDTYKAMFEIDAQTMASSKPAKEGVPTYSVSKQMDAFENFVSVQSDAALRQVAGQYAYDNNVVSDNELTLRSGGDEINEDLLKELNIRLDMAGIEIVEARINYLAYAPEIAAVMLRRQQAEAIISAREKIVEGAVTMVKMALDRIEDESIVELDSDKKAAMVSNLLVVLCADEAAQPVLNTGSLYQ
- a CDS encoding F0F1 ATP synthase subunit beta, whose product is MSKLIGRISLIIGPVVDVRFEFSESTELRLPSINDALYVLRPDGQEVFLEVQQHIGENIVRTVAMESTDGLSRGLTVKALGRPISVPVGEQIKGRLLNVVGRPIDGLQKLNRDQQYPIHREAPKFEDLTTSEEVLFTGIKVIDLLQPYLKGGKIGLFGGAGVGKTVIIMELINNIAKGHNGYSVFAGVGERTREGNDLLREMIESGVIKYGKAFKSGMDEGKWDLSTIDYEKLKSSQTTLVFGQMNEPPGARASVALTGLAVAESFRDKGGEGSDVLLFIDNIFRFVQAGSEVSALLGRMPSAVGYQPTLASEMGTLQERIASTKHGSITSVQAVYVPADDLTDPAPATTFSYLDASTVLSRKIASLGIYPAVDPLESSSRILDPAIVGEEHYNTAMEVKQILQRYKELQDIISILGMDELSDEDRLTVNRARKVQRFLSQPFFMAEQYTGQPGVMVSIADTIRGFRMIMEGEMDQYPETAFMSVGTIEEAIEKGKTLMEQTEATQ
- a CDS encoding Arc family DNA-binding protein; the protein is MPKKEKTTKNFALRLDADTMAALEKWAADEFRSVNGQIQWILDQALKKRGRVK
- a CDS encoding TonB-dependent receptor plug domain-containing protein; amino-acid sequence: MENLLYYLLRASVSMVLFYSFYKLFFGKNTFHAINRFVLIALVLLTVLLPLFRFNLLPELSRMTISDHPTWDLSNIPITEFSSMTATQPMFPWRTLLLVVFVVGFLFAVLRYLIGFLQIIGIIRNSHKVKLYDGSTLCLSAREIAPFSWVNYVVLHCKDIPEENRAIIQHEQAHIHLKHSFDMLFIDLFTSFFWFNPFSWLLRREIRSVHEYQADAQVLNEGVEMKQYQLLLIRKSVGEQKFALANNFRQRDLHKRIQMMMKQKSDKQTKWSYVAAFPLLFLVMVALSVPKLNASIPDKAIEKSHEKAVKEGESIILSEDFVEFSNGSLELGKVRIVAKDSISVSGKVRDQADSTHTQEIEIEHTKMEDVKVIGYGLMNQKDPISIVSVDGEGAQPLYILDGEEVESVSEINPDLIQAIEVLKDYAATEKFGERGKEGVIIITTKKDVKKTFDFNDENNPLLILDGVIQDAAFELNSVSPDEIESIEVLKGNSAVKLYGEKGKNGVILIHRKKKVE
- a CDS encoding M3 family metallopeptidase, which encodes MKKVLLITLASMTLLACNNQEKATEKGAIFLSEFDTPYGAPPFDQITVEDYVPAFEAGMAQQVEEIDAIVNNPDAPTFENTILALDNSGAVLDRVSSVFYGLEGTDTNEEMQQIKAEMSPKLTSHGDNISLNEKLFERIKTLYDNAGSLDLTPEQFRLLEQNYKSFVRSGIMLDEAGKERLREINKQLSALTIQFNNNVLAETNNYKLVIDNEADLAGLPQSVISAAAEAATTAGEEGKWVFTLHKPSWIPFLQYADNRDLREELYKAMYLRANNDNEFDNKNLINEIVNLRLERSKLLGFKNFAAYALEERMAKNEENVYKLLNDVWAYALPQAKKEAAELQAIADREGANIELASWDWWYYTEKLRQEKYNLNEEELRPYFKMENVREGVFMVANKLWGLNFKKLDNIPVYNPEVATYEVTDADGSHVALFYTDYFPRASKRAGAWMSSFRQQTTRDGEDIRPIIYNVGNFTKPLADTPSLLSLDDVETLFHEFGHALHGMLSKVTYQGLSGTSVARDFVELPSQIMEHWAFKPEVLKMYAKHYETGEVIPDELIEKIVAAGKFNMGFTTAEFVAAALLDMDYHTQTEEQTYDVNTFEEASMDKIGLIDQIIPRYKSTYYSHIFSSPEGYASGYYSYLWSEVLDADAFQAFAEKGIFDQETARLFREHVLSKGNTADPMELYKKFRGAEPDPVYLLKNRGFIE
- a CDS encoding BlaI/MecI/CopY family transcriptional regulator translates to MKELTAKEEEVMRYFWDKGRLFVKQLLELYPDPKPHFNTLSTYVRSLEEKGFLSHESFGTTYRYFKVISEDEYRNGTLKNVVKKYFGNSYLSVVSSLIKEQDLTVTEVRELLDEVEKLHNKQ